From Streptomyces sp. NBC_01754, a single genomic window includes:
- a CDS encoding BCCT family transporter, whose translation MSTTETADPSPESPDPHSPGTPGSASRPDGVVVGIGIAGIAAVVLWASLGKASFQGFSADALPWVLKNFAWLFVVAADVFLILCIGIAFSRFGRIRLGRDADEKPEFTDFAWVSMMFAAGMGIGLIFYGVGEPVTHYLKPPPSTGVRAGTPEAAGTALEFSFFHWTLTPWAIYGVVGLSLAYTTFRRGRGNRLSAVFVPLIGERLADGVPGRLLDLLAVFATVFGTATSLGVGALQIATGLHLTAGVPDTTGLQLVIIAALGSAFVASAFTGLHGGVKWLSSVNLVMAAVLMVFIFVVGPTVYILNVIPSSVGGYLNNLIPMASRTGAFTNGAWLGQWTIFYWAWWLSWAPFVGTFIARISRGRTIREFLLTVLLIPSGASAIWFCVLGGTGIRLDETGVVDMAKKEAQGTESTLFAMLDALPVTTITSWFAMILIMTYFITSADSASLVMGSLTSRGALNPRAWLNVTWGILMGAVAAALLIAGGLDSLQSATILVALPFVVVMLGLCWATVRELREDPSAGPPRSQALHGLRDAVRKMVGETMSEGPSSVTAHPRLRRVARSRAQERDGDGKEE comes from the coding sequence ATGAGCACCACCGAAACCGCTGATCCGTCTCCGGAAAGCCCCGATCCGCACTCGCCCGGTACTCCGGGCAGTGCCTCACGACCGGACGGTGTGGTCGTCGGCATCGGTATTGCCGGGATCGCCGCCGTCGTCCTGTGGGCGAGCCTGGGGAAGGCGTCGTTCCAGGGTTTCTCCGCCGATGCTCTGCCGTGGGTGCTGAAGAACTTCGCCTGGCTGTTCGTGGTGGCGGCGGACGTCTTCCTCATTCTGTGCATCGGCATCGCCTTCAGCCGCTTCGGCCGCATCCGTCTCGGACGCGACGCCGACGAGAAACCCGAATTCACCGACTTCGCCTGGGTGTCGATGATGTTCGCCGCGGGCATGGGGATCGGCCTGATCTTCTACGGTGTGGGAGAGCCGGTCACCCACTACCTGAAGCCACCGCCCTCCACGGGTGTCAGGGCCGGCACCCCGGAGGCCGCGGGGACGGCCCTGGAGTTCTCCTTCTTCCACTGGACGCTGACCCCCTGGGCCATCTACGGGGTCGTCGGTCTCTCACTCGCGTACACCACGTTCCGCAGGGGACGGGGCAACCGCCTGAGTGCGGTCTTCGTACCGCTGATCGGCGAGCGGCTGGCCGACGGCGTTCCGGGGCGCCTGCTCGACCTCCTGGCCGTCTTCGCCACCGTGTTCGGCACCGCCACCAGCCTCGGAGTGGGGGCACTCCAGATCGCCACGGGACTGCACCTGACCGCGGGAGTCCCCGACACCACCGGTCTTCAGCTGGTCATCATCGCCGCCCTGGGATCGGCATTCGTCGCGTCGGCCTTCACCGGGCTGCACGGAGGAGTGAAGTGGCTCAGTTCGGTGAACCTGGTGATGGCCGCCGTCTTGATGGTCTTCATCTTCGTCGTGGGCCCCACCGTTTACATTCTCAACGTCATCCCCTCCAGTGTGGGCGGCTATCTGAACAACCTCATCCCGATGGCGAGCCGCACCGGCGCTTTCACGAACGGCGCGTGGCTCGGACAATGGACGATCTTCTACTGGGCCTGGTGGCTCTCCTGGGCGCCCTTCGTCGGAACCTTCATCGCCAGGATCTCCAGGGGCCGCACCATCCGTGAATTCCTTCTCACGGTGCTGCTGATTCCCTCCGGCGCCTCCGCCATCTGGTTCTGTGTCCTCGGAGGCACCGGAATCCGCCTCGACGAGACCGGCGTCGTCGACATGGCGAAGAAGGAGGCCCAGGGCACCGAGTCCACCCTTTTCGCCATGCTCGACGCCCTGCCGGTCACGACGATCACCTCATGGTTCGCCATGATCCTGATCATGACGTACTTCATCACCAGCGCCGACTCCGCCTCCCTGGTGATGGGTTCCCTCACCAGCCGCGGCGCCCTGAACCCCCGCGCCTGGCTCAACGTCACCTGGGGCATCCTGATGGGCGCCGTCGCCGCCGCCCTCCTCATCGCGGGCGGACTGGACTCCCTCCAGTCCGCGACCATCCTCGTCGCCCTGCCCTTCGTCGTCGTCATGCTCGGGCTGTGCTGGGCGACCGTTCGCGAACTCCGCGAGGACCCGAGCGCGGGCCCTCCTCGCAGCCAGGCCCTCCACGGCCTGCGTGACGCCGTCCGGAAGATGGTCGGTGAGACCATGTCCGAGGGCCCCTCCTCCGTCACCGCCCATCCCCGCCTTCGCCGTGTTGCCAGAAGCCGGGCCCAGGAGAGGGACGGGGACGGCAAGGAGGAGTAG
- the cas3 gene encoding CRISPR-associated helicase Cas3' yields MLQICARLGLSSEETARLGALWGKSAEKGGGTMSLLLCHMLDTASVAECMFDHYLAPATRAVLDRVSGGRGRRFFAWICGIHDCGKATPAFQRKSSTEAVALAGVGLGWRAGMVTAETSRQWSHDKAGAFLLRHALRTAGRWERRHVDWVCPMVSGHHGTLRGATAKDITHARGDAHGKTPEWKRTQDLVVEAFTSALGFESLSDAQPVAVPARAEQLGLLGLVVMADWIASDSTRFPGIPDLAQITLEGARRRAEAAWDEGHLGGGLRRLRPTGDADVVELRFGHRARASQALALDVVRAMEAPGLVFLEAPMGEGKTKTALAAAEVLAERFGLSGVFVGMPTQATADPMFTQVRAWAADAEPGAEDAAVLLHGKRAFNTEWKAIRNGDWTTADARFRSVQEDAADSCCANRQGPADWFLGPRRGLLAHLTVGTVDQLLYAATRTRHVMLRTAGLAGKVVILDEIHACDVYMSQFLKEALHWLGQARVPVLLLSATLPPAQRAELADAYMSGTTDAVGGLELPAPEGYPNVTAVGPGMAAPVVVHAPTWRDDLPVRVRVLAEPPARRGGTREDPDQDGPVVDLLTRELAEGGVALVIRNTVRRAQRTYRGLAAAFPHERVILHGQLTTSARADRTEGLLDQLGPSGTPRPGRLILVATQVAEQSFDIDADLLVTDIAPIDLLLQRIGRVHRHTTTERPGHLHRPTVYVTALQPRSDAPPAIDRGAEFVYGRHLLLRTAAAVLEAGDSDGWAVPSQVPHLVSAVYSDADLVPDTWAATAERARGDWEAVQEDRRRSAVPFLLSRPGEHVLPHLDGLHHAATEAASEDHLAATVRDGDMSIEVVLVIRTSDGYRTLAGHRLGPGGAPQGDVLDSLAGDMMRLPQRLTSAALDHLVPLPGWAGHAWLRHTRALVLDTAHTARLGDHALAYDSETGLTYTRGT; encoded by the coding sequence ATGCTGCAGATCTGCGCCCGCCTCGGCCTTTCCTCCGAGGAGACGGCCCGCTTGGGAGCGTTGTGGGGGAAATCCGCCGAGAAGGGCGGAGGCACGATGTCCCTGCTGCTGTGTCATATGCTCGACACGGCGTCGGTAGCCGAGTGCATGTTCGATCACTATCTGGCTCCTGCTACGCGGGCCGTGCTCGACCGGGTATCCGGTGGCAGGGGACGCCGGTTCTTCGCATGGATCTGCGGGATCCATGACTGCGGGAAGGCAACGCCGGCCTTTCAGCGGAAGTCCAGTACCGAAGCGGTGGCTCTGGCAGGCGTCGGCCTCGGTTGGCGTGCCGGCATGGTGACCGCTGAGACATCCCGCCAGTGGAGCCATGACAAGGCAGGGGCCTTTCTTCTCCGCCACGCGCTCAGAACAGCCGGTCGGTGGGAGCGCCGGCATGTGGACTGGGTATGCCCCATGGTGTCCGGACATCACGGCACTTTGCGTGGAGCCACAGCGAAGGACATCACGCATGCGCGGGGCGACGCGCACGGCAAGACCCCTGAGTGGAAGCGGACTCAGGATCTGGTTGTCGAGGCGTTCACCTCGGCGCTCGGCTTCGAGTCTCTTTCCGATGCCCAGCCGGTGGCGGTGCCGGCACGCGCGGAGCAGCTCGGTCTGCTCGGCCTGGTCGTGATGGCCGACTGGATCGCCTCGGATTCGACACGGTTTCCCGGCATTCCCGATCTGGCACAGATCACTCTCGAGGGAGCGCGTCGCCGAGCGGAGGCCGCGTGGGACGAAGGGCATCTCGGCGGTGGGCTTCGCCGGCTCAGGCCGACCGGCGACGCCGACGTGGTCGAGTTGCGGTTCGGACATCGCGCACGCGCATCCCAGGCCCTCGCCCTCGACGTCGTCCGTGCCATGGAAGCGCCGGGTCTGGTGTTCCTCGAAGCGCCGATGGGTGAAGGGAAGACGAAGACGGCACTGGCGGCAGCGGAAGTGCTGGCCGAGCGGTTCGGCCTGTCCGGAGTGTTCGTGGGCATGCCTACTCAAGCGACCGCCGACCCGATGTTCACCCAGGTCCGTGCCTGGGCGGCCGATGCGGAGCCGGGAGCCGAGGACGCCGCTGTTCTCCTTCATGGCAAGCGAGCCTTCAACACGGAGTGGAAGGCGATCCGGAACGGTGATTGGACCACTGCTGACGCCAGGTTCCGGTCCGTCCAGGAAGATGCCGCCGACTCGTGCTGCGCGAACCGGCAGGGACCGGCCGACTGGTTCCTCGGCCCCAGGCGTGGCCTGCTCGCGCACCTCACCGTGGGCACCGTCGACCAGCTGCTCTACGCCGCCACCCGCACCCGGCACGTGATGCTCCGGACTGCCGGACTCGCCGGGAAGGTCGTGATCCTCGACGAGATCCACGCATGTGACGTCTACATGTCCCAGTTCCTGAAAGAAGCCCTCCACTGGCTCGGCCAGGCTCGCGTCCCGGTCCTGCTGCTGTCCGCGACCCTGCCGCCGGCCCAGCGAGCTGAGCTCGCCGACGCCTATATGTCGGGCACCACCGACGCTGTCGGCGGTCTCGAGCTGCCCGCCCCGGAGGGGTACCCGAACGTCACGGCTGTAGGGCCCGGCATGGCGGCCCCCGTCGTCGTCCACGCGCCGACCTGGCGCGACGATCTGCCCGTGCGGGTCCGGGTTCTGGCCGAACCCCCCGCCCGAAGGGGCGGCACACGGGAAGACCCGGATCAGGATGGGCCCGTCGTCGACCTCCTCACCCGAGAACTCGCCGAAGGGGGTGTCGCCCTCGTCATCCGGAACACCGTCAGGCGTGCGCAGCGCACGTACCGCGGACTTGCCGCCGCCTTCCCCCACGAACGGGTGATCCTCCATGGGCAGCTCACCACCAGCGCCCGTGCGGACCGTACCGAAGGCCTGCTCGACCAGCTCGGTCCCAGCGGCACCCCCCGCCCCGGGCGGCTGATCCTGGTGGCCACCCAGGTTGCCGAGCAGTCCTTCGACATCGACGCCGACCTGCTCGTCACCGACATCGCGCCGATCGACCTGCTCCTTCAGCGCATCGGACGCGTCCACCGCCACACCACCACCGAACGGCCCGGCCACCTGCACCGGCCCACCGTGTACGTCACCGCACTACAGCCCCGTTCCGACGCCCCGCCCGCGATCGACCGGGGAGCGGAGTTCGTCTACGGGCGTCACCTTCTGCTGCGCACCGCCGCCGCGGTTCTCGAGGCGGGGGATTCCGACGGCTGGGCCGTCCCGTCCCAGGTTCCTCATCTCGTGTCAGCCGTCTACAGCGACGCCGACCTGGTGCCCGACACCTGGGCTGCGACCGCGGAGCGGGCCCGCGGAGACTGGGAGGCCGTTCAGGAGGACCGCCGCCGGTCCGCCGTCCCGTTCCTGCTGTCCCGGCCCGGGGAGCACGTCCTGCCTCACCTGGACGGCCTCCACCACGCGGCGACGGAAGCCGCTTCCGAGGATCATCTCGCCGCCACCGTCCGGGACGGCGACATGTCGATCGAAGTCGTCCTCGTCATCCGGACCTCGGACGGGTACCGCACCCTTGCCGGTCACCGTCTCGGCCCCGGAGGGGCTCCGCAGGGCGACGTCCTGGACTCCCTCGCCGGGGACATGATGCGTCTGCCTCAGCGCCTCACCTCCGCCGCACTCGACCACCTCGTTCCTCTGCCCGGATGGGCCGGCCACGCCTGGCTGCGCCACACCCGCGCCCTGGTCCTCGACACCGCGCACACCGCGCGCCTCGGCGACCACGCCCTCGCCTACGACTCCGAGACCGGACTGACCTATACGCGAGGTACCTGA
- a CDS encoding WS/DGAT domain-containing protein, which yields MRSGTTAAAQVGDAVLMAMAPLEHAAQLYISAALVLEGDVPEAGAVADHIGRRLHRVPGLWHRYAERGGRPGWQPQEVRADDHVAPLRLDLRPGESGLDALMREVRLLPPVGPAGGPMWDVLVATGFAAGRWALVFRVHHTQMDGGAITHTLDQLFGHSPASRRRTLFSDAVRPGFRHIPSAAASVLGAARPTSPWPARVSAVRPGSATYAVTGPVDVADLGVPGGSTVSQVLAAAFALAADAWWPLPGDRRVHALVPMDMREPGEQRTLGNHFAPLRLALPTGPPDRVLREVTAQMRAWRRPGFRAALDVTIRRTTPFRAGFLLGGRISSGTCCRAVVSSIRSRHPLSFAGAPVLDLVPAVPTYPGHALSCTLWSYGGRARVAFGAHTSMPSVGTLPGLWDQALRAIRAESPYV from the coding sequence ATGCGCTCAGGGACGACGGCCGCGGCACAGGTCGGTGACGCCGTGCTGATGGCGATGGCACCGCTGGAGCACGCCGCGCAGTTGTACATCTCCGCCGCCCTCGTCCTGGAGGGCGACGTGCCCGAAGCGGGCGCGGTCGCCGACCACATCGGCCGGCGCCTGCACCGGGTCCCGGGGCTGTGGCACCGCTACGCCGAACGCGGCGGCCGTCCCGGCTGGCAGCCCCAGGAGGTACGGGCCGACGACCACGTCGCCCCGCTGCGCCTGGACCTGCGGCCCGGTGAGTCGGGGCTGGACGCCCTGATGCGGGAAGTACGCCTGCTGCCGCCCGTGGGCCCCGCCGGCGGGCCGATGTGGGACGTGCTCGTGGCCACCGGCTTCGCGGCCGGGCGCTGGGCGCTGGTCTTCCGTGTCCACCACACGCAGATGGACGGCGGGGCCATCACCCACACCCTGGACCAGCTCTTCGGCCACAGCCCGGCCTCCCGGCGCCGCACGCTGTTCAGCGATGCGGTGCGGCCGGGGTTCCGGCACATCCCGTCCGCGGCCGCCTCCGTGCTCGGGGCCGCGCGGCCCACCTCCCCCTGGCCCGCCCGGGTGTCCGCCGTACGCCCGGGCAGCGCCACCTACGCCGTGACCGGCCCGGTGGACGTGGCGGACCTCGGGGTGCCCGGCGGCAGTACGGTGTCCCAGGTCCTCGCGGCCGCCTTCGCGCTGGCGGCCGACGCCTGGTGGCCCCTGCCGGGTGACCGGCGGGTACACGCCCTGGTCCCCATGGACATGCGCGAGCCCGGTGAACAGCGCACTCTCGGCAATCACTTCGCGCCCCTGCGCCTGGCCCTGCCCACCGGCCCCCCGGACCGGGTGCTCCGCGAGGTGACCGCGCAGATGAGGGCATGGCGGCGGCCGGGGTTCCGGGCGGCCCTGGACGTGACGATCCGGCGGACGACACCGTTCCGGGCGGGATTCCTCCTCGGCGGCCGCATCAGCTCGGGCACGTGCTGCCGGGCCGTGGTCTCCTCGATCCGCTCCCGGCACCCGTTGTCCTTCGCCGGTGCCCCGGTCCTGGACCTCGTCCCCGCCGTGCCCACGTACCCGGGGCACGCGCTGTCGTGCACGCTGTGGTCCTACGGAGGCCGGGCCAGGGTCGCGTTCGGAGCGCACACGTCGATGCCGTCGGTCGGCACACTGCCCGGTCTCTGGGACCAGGCGCTCCGAGCGATCCGCGCGGAGTCACCGTACGTCTGA
- a CDS encoding nucleotidyltransferase domain-containing protein: MTRLRAPFGRWDPASLSEVVARFSGLEPWWVAGGFAIELAVGREIRSHDDIDVLLLRRDQLMVQQALPDWQWWAADPPGSLRPWASGEILPLGVHDIWCRPGPDDPWRIQIMIDESHGQEWVSRRDFQVRRPISTLGTTSAAGVPFVAPDVQLYYKAKTPRPKDEEDFDAALPVLTDQQRRRLVDAISKTYGPHPWVERLQM; encoded by the coding sequence ATGACACGTCTTCGGGCTCCCTTCGGCAGGTGGGATCCCGCCTCTCTGAGCGAAGTCGTCGCGAGGTTCTCCGGCTTGGAGCCCTGGTGGGTGGCTGGTGGCTTCGCGATCGAACTCGCGGTGGGCCGTGAGATCCGGAGCCATGACGACATCGACGTCCTGCTGCTGAGGCGTGATCAGCTCATGGTCCAGCAGGCTCTGCCGGACTGGCAGTGGTGGGCCGCCGATCCGCCGGGAAGCCTGCGTCCGTGGGCGTCGGGCGAGATCCTGCCCCTGGGAGTCCACGACATCTGGTGCCGACCCGGGCCCGACGATCCCTGGCGCATCCAGATCATGATCGACGAGTCCCACGGTCAGGAATGGGTGTCACGGCGCGACTTCCAGGTGCGTAGGCCGATCAGCACGCTGGGGACGACCTCGGCTGCCGGAGTGCCTTTTGTCGCCCCTGACGTGCAGCTCTACTACAAGGCCAAGACACCCCGGCCCAAGGACGAAGAGGACTTCGACGCCGCGCTGCCCGTGCTCACGGATCAGCAGCGGCGCCGGCTCGTCGACGCGATCTCCAAGACGTACGGACCTCACCCCTGGGTCGAGCGCCTCCAGATGTGA
- a CDS encoding class I SAM-dependent methyltransferase: MPASPEKFNTAMAGWQEWQDAPWGRLRYAIAEANLLRHLGGLGDGPLRILDLAGGDGADAMRLARREHHVTIVDHASAMLATATERAAAGGLSERITCVQADVTALPAGLAQGEFDVVLCHNLLQYVDDVPGTLATALAPLRRGGLFSVMAINRHSTALSIAVRAMDPVAALAALDADQGRTQMFDSALTLHAAEEIIPVLRRLGCRDVRHYGIRSFCDYITDDARKHDPAFYADLERLELAATARPPYTHTARLFQLTAWKRDERPPRREP; this comes from the coding sequence ATGCCTGCATCTCCCGAGAAGTTCAACACCGCAATGGCCGGCTGGCAGGAGTGGCAGGACGCCCCCTGGGGTCGCCTGCGCTACGCGATCGCCGAAGCGAACCTGCTCCGTCATCTCGGCGGCCTGGGCGACGGACCGTTGCGCATACTCGACCTCGCCGGCGGGGACGGCGCCGACGCCATGCGCCTCGCACGCCGCGAGCACCACGTCACCATCGTCGACCACGCGTCAGCCATGCTCGCCACCGCCACCGAACGAGCCGCGGCCGGTGGGCTGTCGGAACGGATCACCTGTGTCCAGGCCGACGTGACCGCTCTGCCGGCCGGCCTCGCCCAGGGGGAATTCGACGTGGTGCTGTGCCATAACCTCCTTCAGTACGTGGACGACGTCCCAGGGACCCTCGCCACGGCCCTCGCCCCGCTCAGGCGCGGCGGACTGTTCTCGGTCATGGCGATCAACCGGCATTCGACGGCCCTGAGCATCGCCGTTCGCGCCATGGACCCCGTGGCCGCACTGGCCGCGCTCGACGCCGACCAGGGCCGAACCCAGATGTTCGACTCGGCGCTGACGCTGCACGCGGCGGAGGAGATCATTCCTGTTCTGCGGAGACTCGGCTGCCGGGACGTGCGGCACTACGGCATCCGCAGCTTCTGCGACTACATCACCGACGACGCACGAAAGCACGATCCCGCGTTCTACGCCGACCTCGAACGACTGGAGCTCGCGGCCACCGCGCGTCCGCCCTACACGCACACCGCCCGGCTCTTCCAACTCACGGCGTGGAAGCGGGACGAACGACCTCCGAGGCGGGAGCCGTGA
- a CDS encoding PfaD family polyunsaturated fatty acid/polyketide biosynthesis protein has product MSVLACPEGSVTTAPAFSPEQIAVCARQIRDHAHIVAGPTDGELGVVTGARPVGDVVGTLPPLYPEWLGGRTFCEAHGVRFPYVAGEMANGIATTRMVAAMARAEMLGFFGAGGLGYPEVERAVRALAAELAGLPNWGVNLIHSPGEPAAEYRVAKLLLEHRVPCVSVSAYMDLTPAVVLCSAAGLRRGPDGRIVRRTRIFAKVSRPEVATRFLSPAPPGLLRPLVERGELTAEEAALAALVPVAGDLTVESDSGGHTDNRPLGALLPRILLLRDELARRHGCSRAVRIGAAGGLGTPDGVASAFALGAAYVVTGSVNQVTVEAGLSDDAKAMLAEADMADVTMAPAADMFELGVKLQVLRRGTLFAQRAGLLHEAYRAHSCLEELPPQLRTRIERDVLKAPVDEVWALTRRFWQQRDPAEVERAERDPRHRMALVFRWYLGNSSRWAINGDTDRRGDYQIWCGPAMGAFNRWTAGGFLAERANRTVVQIALNLLEGAAVATRAHQLRTYGVPVPYSAFAFSPRRLD; this is encoded by the coding sequence TTGTCCGTACTGGCATGCCCTGAGGGGTCCGTCACCACTGCGCCGGCCTTCTCGCCGGAGCAGATCGCGGTCTGTGCCCGGCAGATCCGGGACCACGCGCACATCGTCGCGGGCCCCACAGACGGGGAGCTGGGCGTGGTCACGGGCGCCAGGCCGGTGGGAGACGTCGTCGGCACCCTGCCGCCGCTGTATCCGGAGTGGCTGGGCGGGCGGACCTTCTGCGAGGCACACGGAGTCCGCTTCCCCTACGTGGCGGGGGAGATGGCGAACGGGATCGCCACGACGCGGATGGTGGCGGCGATGGCCCGGGCCGAGATGCTCGGCTTCTTCGGCGCCGGCGGTCTCGGGTACCCGGAGGTGGAGCGAGCGGTACGCGCCTTGGCCGCCGAACTGGCCGGACTGCCGAACTGGGGCGTGAACCTGATCCATTCGCCGGGTGAACCCGCGGCGGAGTACCGCGTCGCCAAGCTCCTCCTGGAACACCGCGTTCCCTGCGTCTCCGTGTCGGCCTACATGGATCTCACCCCGGCCGTGGTGCTGTGCTCCGCCGCGGGTCTGCGCCGGGGCCCGGACGGACGGATCGTGCGGCGCACCCGGATCTTCGCGAAGGTGTCACGGCCGGAGGTCGCGACGCGGTTCCTCTCTCCGGCGCCGCCCGGTCTGCTGCGGCCCCTGGTGGAACGGGGAGAGCTCACCGCGGAGGAGGCCGCACTCGCCGCGCTGGTGCCGGTGGCCGGGGACCTCACGGTGGAGTCCGACAGCGGAGGACACACCGACAACCGGCCGCTCGGCGCCCTGCTGCCCCGCATCCTGCTGCTGCGGGACGAGCTCGCACGGCGCCACGGGTGCTCCCGGGCGGTCAGGATCGGTGCCGCCGGTGGGCTCGGCACACCGGACGGGGTCGCCTCGGCGTTCGCGCTCGGCGCGGCGTACGTGGTGACGGGATCGGTGAACCAGGTGACGGTGGAAGCCGGCCTCTCGGACGACGCGAAGGCGATGCTCGCCGAAGCCGACATGGCCGACGTGACCATGGCGCCCGCCGCCGACATGTTCGAACTCGGCGTCAAGCTCCAGGTACTGCGCCGGGGCACCCTGTTCGCGCAACGGGCCGGTCTCCTCCACGAGGCGTACCGCGCCCACTCCTGTCTGGAGGAGCTGCCGCCGCAGCTGCGGACCAGGATCGAACGGGATGTGCTCAAAGCCCCGGTCGACGAGGTGTGGGCGCTGACCCGGCGGTTCTGGCAGCAGCGCGACCCGGCGGAGGTCGAACGGGCGGAGAGGGACCCCAGGCACCGCATGGCTCTGGTCTTCCGCTGGTACCTGGGCAACTCCAGCCGCTGGGCGATCAACGGGGACACCGACCGGCGCGGCGACTACCAGATCTGGTGCGGGCCGGCGATGGGCGCGTTCAACCGATGGACCGCGGGCGGGTTTCTGGCGGAGCGGGCGAACCGGACCGTGGTGCAGATCGCGCTCAACCTGCTCGAAGGCGCCGCGGTGGCCACCCGCGCGCACCAACTCCGCACCTACGGCGTGCCGGTGCCGTACTCGGCCTTCGCCTTCAGCCCCCGCCGCCTGGACTGA
- a CDS encoding SDR family oxidoreductase → MRVALTGATGFLGLRLTRELLRQHGSLTVLAHAGSGDALRRITRFMELTDAPAELVADLPSRLRVVETDLAQPRLGLSGDVFGRLADELDVIWHSAGNIDLDDDLVNLRRVNVEGTRNVLELAAAGAREPAVHHISTAFVGGALREGVRYEDELDDTHGFENGYERSKYEAEVVVRAWSRAHGRPVVILRPSILVTDLPADPELPAHPLQFITRIATSALRGADLAGADVPDEARPVVRIKGHLRGHLNLMPVEHAAAVMVRLADRSPSAPVRTYHVVHEHDVAITVLAALVERLAPVKLRIVEKEPDDPTPLEALSDLYPGFTPYLGHRRRFDDTRVRTLLGSAPSGIHVDIDYLSAGLSVVPSARQAASAA, encoded by the coding sequence GTGCGCGTCGCTCTCACCGGAGCCACCGGTTTCCTCGGGCTTCGCCTCACCCGTGAACTGCTCCGTCAGCACGGCTCCCTGACGGTCCTCGCCCACGCGGGGTCAGGGGATGCCCTGAGGCGGATCACCCGGTTCATGGAACTGACCGACGCTCCGGCCGAGCTGGTCGCTGACCTCCCCAGCAGGCTGCGTGTCGTGGAGACCGATCTCGCACAGCCGCGGCTGGGACTGTCCGGCGACGTGTTCGGGCGGCTCGCGGACGAGCTGGACGTGATCTGGCACAGTGCGGGCAACATCGACCTGGACGACGACCTGGTGAATCTGCGCCGGGTGAACGTCGAAGGCACCCGCAACGTGCTGGAGCTGGCCGCCGCCGGTGCCCGTGAGCCGGCGGTCCACCACATCAGCACCGCCTTCGTCGGCGGGGCGCTCCGAGAAGGCGTGCGCTACGAAGACGAACTGGACGACACCCACGGCTTCGAGAACGGCTACGAGCGGTCCAAGTACGAGGCCGAGGTCGTAGTACGCGCGTGGTCACGGGCCCACGGGCGGCCCGTCGTGATCCTCCGGCCGAGCATCCTGGTCACGGACCTGCCTGCCGACCCGGAACTCCCCGCGCATCCCCTTCAGTTCATCACCAGGATCGCGACGTCCGCGCTGCGCGGCGCCGACCTCGCCGGAGCGGACGTGCCCGACGAGGCACGGCCGGTGGTACGGATCAAGGGCCACCTCCGGGGACACCTGAACCTGATGCCCGTGGAACACGCGGCCGCCGTCATGGTCCGGTTGGCGGACCGTTCCCCCTCGGCTCCGGTCCGCACCTACCACGTCGTCCACGAGCACGACGTCGCGATCACCGTCCTCGCGGCGCTGGTGGAGCGGCTCGCGCCGGTGAAGCTCCGGATCGTGGAGAAGGAACCGGACGATCCGACCCCACTGGAAGCGCTCTCGGATCTCTACCCCGGGTTCACGCCCTACCTCGGCCATCGCCGCCGTTTCGACGACACCCGCGTGCGCACGCTGCTGGGCTCCGCTCCCTCCGGCATCCACGTCGACATCGACTACCTGAGCGCGGGCCTGAGCGTGGTGCCGAGTGCCCGTCAGGCCGCATCCGCCGCCTGA